One genomic region from Rhodothermales bacterium encodes:
- a CDS encoding Gfo/Idh/MocA family oxidoreductase — protein sequence MPMNRKLRMGMVGGGRGAFIGQVHRMAANLDGKIELVAGCFSSDPEVSRLSGEDFFLDPSRVYGSYEEMARVEAGLPEDERIDFVSIVVRNNMHFDVASTFLRAGFHVVCDKPLAYSLKQGLELRDIVGETGLVFALTHNYTGYPMVKEARRMVQDGELGRLLKIVAEYPQGYAVGDVEGGGQGQISNWRSDPNVAGVSNAIGDIGTHAHNLVRYVCGVEVDEMCAELTAFIPGRELDDDGNILIRFKGGAKGIIYASQISNGDENALSIRAYGTKASIEWHQEYPNDLIVKFANAPRQVHRRGNDYLGAAAKANTRTPFAHPEGFIEAFANVYLAAAAAISDGIDGKSPPVGGYDFPTVDDGVAGMAFIET from the coding sequence ATTCCGATGAACAGGAAACTACGTATGGGTATGGTCGGTGGAGGTCGCGGAGCCTTCATCGGCCAGGTACATCGCATGGCCGCCAATCTCGACGGCAAGATTGAACTTGTGGCAGGCTGCTTCTCGTCGGATCCCGAGGTGTCACGACTGTCGGGCGAGGACTTCTTCCTCGATCCGTCGCGTGTGTACGGCAGCTACGAGGAGATGGCGCGGGTTGAGGCTGGGCTTCCAGAGGACGAACGCATCGACTTCGTCAGTATCGTCGTGCGAAACAACATGCACTTCGACGTCGCGAGCACGTTCCTGCGGGCGGGATTTCACGTCGTCTGCGATAAACCGTTGGCGTACAGTCTGAAACAGGGACTCGAATTGCGTGACATTGTGGGTGAGACGGGCCTCGTGTTCGCGCTCACGCACAACTACACCGGCTATCCGATGGTCAAGGAGGCGCGTCGGATGGTGCAGGACGGTGAGCTGGGCCGGCTCTTAAAGATAGTAGCAGAGTATCCGCAGGGTTACGCGGTCGGCGATGTCGAGGGCGGTGGTCAGGGACAGATATCCAACTGGCGCTCGGACCCGAACGTCGCGGGAGTCTCAAACGCCATCGGTGACATCGGCACGCATGCGCACAACCTGGTTCGGTACGTGTGCGGGGTGGAGGTCGACGAAATGTGCGCCGAGTTGACGGCGTTCATCCCCGGTCGTGAGCTCGATGACGACGGCAATATCCTCATTCGTTTCAAGGGCGGGGCGAAAGGAATTATCTATGCGTCGCAGATATCCAACGGCGACGAGAACGCGTTGAGTATCCGCGCCTACGGAACGAAGGCGTCGATCGAGTGGCATCAGGAATATCCGAACGATCTGATCGTCAAGTTTGCCAACGCGCCGCGGCAGGTGCATCGGCGGGGCAACGATTATCTGGGTGCGGCGGCGAAGGCGAATACGCGCACGCCGTTTGCGCATCCCGAGGGATTCATCGAGGCTTTTGCGAACGTGTACCTGGCGGCGGCGGCCGCCATCTCGGACGGCATCGATGGGAAGTCGCCGCCGGTCGGTGGATACGATTTCCCGACGGTCGACGACGGCGTCGCCGGCATGGCGTTCATCGAGAC